From the Salvelinus alpinus chromosome 12, SLU_Salpinus.1, whole genome shotgun sequence genome, the window AGATGTTGAGGAAGTCTTCTTGTCTTCCCAGGCCAGCATTGGAGCTACGTACAGTAGAGTCTGAAAAGGAAGAGGgattggggagggggggtgaaagAGAGTTGGCAGGATTCCAGACAGTGTctctgtcagattttttttatttttttttattgcctTTTCAAAAGTGTGATGGGGGAAAGGAACATTTGGTTTCTGGTTCATTTCATAGTTCCTTATAATAACACAAGGACAAAACCTCAGAAGCCACCTCTTTCCCTTCCTTCGCCAGTCAAAGTTTTTTTAATCATCTGCCGTTCTTTTTCTCGTAGTCATCGTTCTTGAGCAATGGGCTTTTGTGCGGACATTTTGAATACATCGTTTTCTGTGTCACCAAGGGAGTCATGTGCTTTTTATTTGTGTTTGCTTTTGTAACGCTGTGCAGTCAGACGGGTCCCTAAGGTAGAgaccatatatacagtaccatctgaccgtcatcagacagacagacagacagacagtcagacagacagacagacagacagacagacagacagacagacagacagacagacagacagacagacagacagacagacagacagacagacagacagacagacagacagacagacagacagacagacagacacagacagacacagacagacagacacagacagacagacagacacagacagacacagacagacacagacagacacagacacagacagacacagacacagacacagacacagacacagacagacacagacagacagacagacagacagacagacagacagacagacagacagacagacagacagacagacagacagacagacagacagacagacagacagacagacagacagacagacagacagacagacagacagacagacagacagacagacagagcgtgtgtgtgtgtgcgtgtgtgtgcgtgtgtgtgtgaacacagtgggagattctggagcggcgcctgaggcagcgttttccaccaccatcaacaaaacaccaaatgatggaatttctcgttgaagaatggtgtcgcatccctccaatagagttccagacacttgtagaatctatgccaaggtgcattgaagctgttctggcccgTGGTGGTCCAACGCCCTGTTAATAAGACACttcatgttggtgtttcctttattttgtcagttacctgtatattataCTGCACTTCCTCGTGATGTGAATGGGAATTGTATTTTGGGCATTCATAGGGAAAATTAAAGGTGCAGTAGGTTTGTTGGTCTTTAATAACACCATACTGTGTACATACACATTGCAAAATAACGCTGTTTCTCTCATAGATGTAGTATTTCTGCAGGAACAATGTGCTGACTTTAGATACTCAGTGAGCCTCAAGGAGTCTTTGTCTGCTATGACACATCAAAAAAGATACAGCATAAAAGTCGATGATGCAACTTGTTCCAAATTTTCTTGAAGTCACCCCCCCTCTGTCTGGAGCCAGGAGGGCTGTCAAACTGGCGTCAGATGTGTTAGGAATTTCTCTCCCGTTTACCAAAAGTTAATTCCCGTTCTTGTTTACGGCCTCTGCCTGTCATTCTCCTACTCTGGCAATAAAAAAGGGGATGATTTTCTTTGTGATGATTACATACATCATTTCAATGCAACTCAGTCACAGCTACAGATTTTATCAGAGGCCATCTCTCTTTAGAAAAATAAGTAGTGGTGGTTTAAAACTCTTCAAGTGTATTCTTTGGGACTCTTAAAGTTTATTCTTTGGGAGAACACTCTTAAGGCTTAATAAGGCCTTGGGCAGAAACTCCCAAGTAACATTTTGTTCTTAAACTTGAATCCAGAAGGGTTTGGAGTGTGTGTGATTGGAGAAACCTGTTGTTTTGTTCTTTGAGTATTTTCCATTTCAACTTGATCTTTGCCCAGAGATTTATTAGAACAGTTCAGGGTGTGGAGCTGCTTGATATCTACGAGGCTCAATATCTTAGTAATGTCTGGCTTCATAAATGCACATGACAGAGGTCCAGAGTTATAAATGGAGGGTATAATGTTTCCTGCTTCATCTAATCATTAGATATTCTTAGTGATTGGCATTTCCAATGACTTGTGGCTGTGGGTTAACACATCCTATCTACTCTCCCTGTCCTTGAAAGAGTCAGccgatgcccccccccccccccacctcccctcacTATTTTTCTCTCGATGGAAAACATTTACCCTGGAATTGTGTTTCCAACAAGGGGCTGAAGTGTTACACTTCTCAACTGAGGTAGTCGACTCTAAATTGATTTAAATGTTCCCCTTTTTATTGTTTTTCCTTTCACTTCTCGCTCATTAAACCATTGGAGGATACAGGGTCCAATTACCACAGCTCTGAGGATCATGGGAAGCATATGGCTTCCATTAAAGCCTTGTTACCCCACAGATCTCCATTTCATACCTTCCCCCTCTGAGACCCAGGAATTGGGGTCTGCTCTGGAAGCGTTCTGATTCAGGACCCCACAGTGGCCGGAAACCCTGCTAACTTAACTAACCACTGCTGTGCTGTCCAATCCAAAAAGGGCTTCCCCTTGAACCCGCCTCCTGTCCAGGAAGTAGTAACTGTCCGTATGTCACGCTTTGAATTAGATCTGGTTGCTCAGGAATCCCAGGTGGAATAATAGAGCCTCCGGTTAActaagaaagagagaagagaatagaCTCCATCCTTCAATGTTTGTCTCAGATTACCACTGTTTTACCAGAGTCCTTCGTACTGTTATTGTACAGTGATAGCGTAAGACATTTTGCAGTGCCACTTTTGGTAATGTGTAATTCTCGCTTTGTCTAACAGGGGACGTGTTCATCCAGCCAACTCAGGACACCAAGAATCCTGTCATCTATGGCGTGTTCTCAGTTTCAGGGTGAGTCACGGACTGTGTGCCTCTGTGTCCCCCCTTAATTAAATCGCATTTTCACAAGTATCTGTCTCCATTAAAGGACATCAGATGTgtagaatatatttttttttttgggggggggggtttcctcCCGTGGTTTCCCGTCTCCCATCAATATTCATCGTGCCCAAAGGCGCCTCTGTAACACGGTCTGTTATTGAAAAAGCCTATTCCGCACAGTCTGCTCCGCACACTACAAAGGCAGAGGAGGAAGTCGGTCGGGAAGGGGTTCTCCAGTGAGAGACTTGACCTGTGTTCCCACATAGCTGGGCTTTGATAACAAGTCATCAGTCAGCAGCACAGCATTAGGAGTCAAGGAATCGGCTCGCGACTCCTGCCCCAGCATATACAGCGGGAGATTTTGAGTGGAGGGTGCACACACGGAGAGTTCGCTCTCACACTCACGCCCAGTCATAATAAACAcggctgtactgtatgtgtgtctgcgtTGGCGTCTGTGAGATAcctaagcaataaggcacaagggggtgtggtatataggGCAATATACCAcatctaagggctgttcttaggcatgaCGCATCACCAAGtgtctggacacagcccttagccgtggtatattggccgtattCTGTACCACAAACCccaccccgaggtgccttattgccattataaactagttaccaatgtaattagggcagtaaaaatacatgttttgccatacccgtggtatacggtctgatataccacgcctgtcagccaatcagcattcagggctcaagcCACCCAGTTTTTAATGTACTCTATATGTTTCCCTGTCTCACCCAAGGCCTCAATACTAACTTGCTGTAATATTCCCCCCCCCAGTGCTAATGATAGGGCCCTCGACAGAAGATACTAATATAATGCTGTACTGTACACCCACCACAGCACAGCAGAGATGATTCGCTTGGCTGCGTGTGGGTGTTtgcatgtcagtgtgtcagacagCTTGTCTGTGGTGGAGAGTGTTTGTGCGGCATCGTAATGTTGGAGCACGCCTGTTTCATGTCTCTGAGTTGTGACGCGAGTTGATTCTATGAGCGGGAGAATGTAGCTAATTGCTCGCAGAGTGAGTAGTAATCCCATGTCTCCTAAAGCCCTTTCGTGTTTCTGACCCTCCTCGTCCCTTTACCCTGCAGGTCCGTGTTTAAGGGCTCAGCAGTGTGTGTCTACTCTATGGCTGACATCCGTCAGGTCTTCAATGGACCCTATGCTCACAAGGAGGGGCCCAACTACCAGTGGGTGGCCTACACTGGGAAGATCCCCTACCCTCGGCCTGGGACGGTGAGTGACATGCAgagggtgacacacacacacacacacacaaatatatttGTAAATTCaattaaataatacatttaacatGGCTGGTTCTGTCCTCTTTCTAAACCCAGTGTCCCGGGGGTACGTTCACCCCCAACATGAAGTCCACTAAGGATTACCCAGACGAGGTGATTAACTTCATGCGGAACCACCCCACCATGTACCACGCTGTATACCCAATACACAAGCGCCCCCTGGTGGTCCGGAACAACGTGGACTATGAGTTCACCACCATCACCGTGGACCAGGTGGCCGCTGCCGATGGGAGCTACGAGGTCCTATTCCTGGGGACAGGTCAGTGCTCTGAGTGCCCGCCTGTTGGTTGATTTGATAGACTTGTTATTGTACGTGTGTTTTCACATCTGTGATAGATTCAGAGATCTAAAACAATCTACGATCTGGGGAACCTATTGTGGTTAGGATTTTGTTTAGTAGTGCTTGTCTTCTCAAAGACTGGAGAACATAGAGCCTACTATCTTTATAGATGGGAGAGTTACTGTAATTTGAGTTACTGTAATGTGAGTTACTGTAATGTGAGTTACAGTAATTGTTTTGGGAATGTACGGTAGAACTACCCTGGTCATCGTCTGGCAGTACTTCACACAGCCTCTCCCTATGGCCATAAATCATGTGGATCTGAGGGTGGGAGCTGGGAACCCCTAGGGCTGCTGACTTTACAGTGCTCAGCCTGGTGATGAATGGATCCTGTTGTAGAACACTGTGCAAGACGAGGGGGATCCTCCTATTTTCCTCATGGCATTTGACCTTATATGGATAAATGTTTTGGAGGGATGTGGATATGAGTAGAGGATgtgtgagggagggagcaggCCAGAGAGGACTAGATTAGAGGTTAACCTGATCACTCCTCTTGGCAGAGAAgggcagtatttctgttacattTATTTGAAATTCgtattttgtcatttgaattACATTGGGCTACACTCCAATGTATTTTGATATTTGGTATTTTCAAAATACtgtaatttgtattttcaaaatacaaaatacttttataTACCATTTTTGTAGTGGTTTGCATTTTGTGGCTCCCTTTCACCCTGCATTGGTATTAGAAGTCTGATAGGACTATGGTGtggataagagggtctgctaattcaactaaatataaatgtatatgtaaaaattAACAACTGAAAATCATGTtgagtattattctaatgagctccgcccTGAAACAAGGCCAATAATATTACCCAGTGTACTTTGCAGTTAATTTTGGTATGTTAATTTTCACATATATATGTActttttggtcatttagcaaaggatttcccaaactcagtccttgaTCTTTAGGGTATTTTGTATCTGAATTTTGTCATTGTATTTTGTAATTGTTGCTTTTTGGGTCTTCAGACAGGGGGACGGTTCAGAAGGTGATTGTCCTGCCCAGAGATGACCTGCAGACTGAAGAGCTGGTTCTGGAGGAGGTGGAAGTGTTCagggtgagtctctctctctcttctctgttgtctttctcattctctttatttctctctctctccctctttctctctctgtagtaTCTTTCTATTTGTGTCTATTTATTTCTTTGTTCATTTGACATGCCATTGCACCAGACTTAGCTATTTTCATCCGTAGTCTCTGGAGTATTCCTCAGATGAGAAACATTTATTGTGCGGGAACATCTTTCCAACTCCCATTCTTCTCTTATAAAGATCTGCTACTATCTTTTACGTTTCAGGTGCCAACTCCCATAACCACCATGAAGATTTCATCCAAAAGGGTAAGCTAAACATGTCCACGGTCTGATGGTTCAGTGCACACAATTTCAGAATTGTGTCTTCCCATAAAATATCCCATAAATCAATGCGGAGTGTAAAAAGTGAATGCCAAAGTCTGGATGACGCTACATTTTCCCACttggtctctcttcctctctcactctctgtctctccatctctttctccctacaGCAACAGCTATACGTGGGTTCAGTGTTGGGTGTGACCCACCTTGCCCTCCATCGCTGTGACGTGTACGGGGAGGCGTGTGCTGACTGCTGCCTGGCCCGGGACCCTTACTGCGCCTGGGACGGCAAATCCTGTACCCGCTACTCCGCCTCGCAGAAGAGGTGAGTTCCAAGAGAATGTGTTTGTCTTTGTCTGTCGGGAACGGCAACCCTTACCAATATAATGTTTTTCATCATGGCTATACTATTTCTATTTCATTTgtcctatttttattttattttattcactgCACATTTTCAGTTTGTGGAACGTAGCGTAGTTAACCTCTTTTTATTTGGGGAATGTTGATCTGACCCCTCTAGGCGCAGCCGTCGACAGGATGTAAAGTATGGCAACCCAATCCGCCAGTGCAGAGGCTATAACTCTAACGGTGAGCTGACAAGAACATTCTAACGTACCCCAAACTAGACACTCAAACAGTGCCGAATTGTTCCCTGTGACAGAAGCCGTACACACTAGTGTCCTATGTGACTCACGGAACGTTGACATTTCTGCTGAGGAATAGTTGACTGATTTGGTCGGTTACAGTAAGAGACGTTGAGAAATTACGCCTCAAACGTGTTTGAATAATGTTTGTGACGATGCTTTGCCGCAGCCAATAAGAACACGCTGGAGATGGTGCAGTATGGGGTGGAGGGCAGCACTACGTTCCTGGAGTGTCAGGCCAGGTCCCCTCATGTGTCCCTCAAATGGCACCTGCAGAGGGAGAACAGCGACAGGAGGAAAGAGGTGAGTCAGGAACTCTCATCCCACTGCAGCTATGTACTGTATTGGGTCTTCTACTGCTTGACACCTAAAGGATAGGTTGACAATCAGAGGGACTCCTTAGTCATTGAACAATATGGCCTGCTGTTTGTGGGGACAAAAAAGTTGCTAAATGAGTGCAATGATAAATGAATGGCGTCTCGCTCTCCCTGCTCTTAGATCCGCTCTGAGGGCCGGACTGTGAAAACAGAGCAAGGTCTGCTGCTGCGTTCCCTCCAGTCGTCCGACAGCGGCGTCTACCAGTGCACGTCCACAGAGAAGAACTTCAAACACACGCTGGTCAAGCTGCAGCTGGTGGTCCTGTCCAGCCGCACGGTCAACAGTGTCCTGGTGGAGACGGGCAACCCGGCCCTGCCACCCCTCCAGTCCAGCGCCTGGACCCCCAGCGCGGGTCAGTACAAGGACCTGCTGACCATACTGAGCCAGCCGGAGATGGGTCTGATCAACCAGTACTGTCAGGACTACTGGCAGCTGGGAGAGGGCAGTCCGGGGGACCCCATACTGGCCATCAGCAAGGCCCGGGGACTCAAGGAGCTGAAAGAGCAGAAGAAGCCCCGCAACCGCCGGCATCACGACGATGAGGATAAGCACGAGGACGACAAAGATGAGCACACCAACCTAGCCGAGACATGAGGCCCCTGGACTTACACCACAGGCCGCACACTAACCCCTTACACCCCGACACCCAACCCCTTGTcccctccgctctctccctctctgcacaCCCCTCCAAAAATGGGAAAGACTTCAATTTAAAGGATTCAAAAACTGAATAATCAAAAGCAACCAGAAAGAGAAACCACTACAAATAGCAAAAATAGTAAGCAACAAACAGATTCTTCTTAACTGTTAAAAAAAAAGATACACAGTATTTATTGTAGGTTGTACATAGTAAGATTCTGTGGATTTCTTTGTACTTAAATAGAAAACAAGGCTTTTTTTTGTGAATAGGTAGATCTGTGcaaatattattgttattatgatgCTATTATTGTTGTGTCATTGTCATTGTTTATTACAAATTGTGTTATTATATGGCAAAGATCTTTATGTTCTGTCTTTTGGAGGAAGCGCAGCAAAACGTTGAAAGGACATTTGAAAGTGTAAATATCTCCAGCTGTTTGGACTCAGAAGAACGCCTTCAGAAAGGTTTTGGTATGTTGGCTCCATGTTGGGTCCATTTGACTGCTGGCAGTATGTAGTCTTTGAGGTGGGAAGAGTCAGATCACTGATGGAGTGATGACCCAGAACCTCCCCCAAAGCCATGATGGACATTTAATTCCCACAGCCAATGGACTATAAGGATGACACTTCATAGCATTTCATTGGACGCGCAGAGAGATGAGGAAATGCCCATAGGAGACTGCAGCTTTGAGTTGGTCCCACGGccacagagagacactagagtGAAAGGTCTGGTGGGAAATAACGCCCTCCTCTTCCTTTGCCCGCTGAACTGACCCTGGGGTGACCCCAGATCCCCTCAACCCCAAATCACCTGTGTTCCACTCTTCTTGGGCCATGTGGTCCAATATGGCTCTCTGTCTATCCCATGTGTTACATTTACATTCATATTCCCAGTCTCCTCCAGAACTAGTTGATGTGGGCTATTTGTGTAGAGTATGTGTAAATATAACACTCAATGTTGTACTCTTGAGGCCATGATGGTTAGAATAagctgttttttttggggggggggggggggttgattgtTGTTATGGGATTTAAATAGCATTGCCTTCTCTTTGTACACCATTGTTCAACTGAGATTAAAACGTCAAGCAGGCAGCTAAATCATTTGTGCCAATTTGATTATGCACAATTATGACAAGAGATAGAGAACTTTTTCACTTCTTGTTGAATTTGGTCCCATTCTCTTCGTTTCCAAACTAAGCCGTAAATATACTGGTTTGCATTCCAGCCATTTCCCGTTCGCCTTATGGGTTCAGTTGTTTCATAGGACATGTACTTAACATTTCTCGACTCCTCCAATCGTCCCGTGCAGTTTAATATCACAGCTCTCTTAGTAATGTACCGTTAGTCCACATTGTCTTAAATCAACTAGCGCGGCGATGATACCGCCCGCACTGATTTGTCAGTTGAGGGACGAGCATTGCGTAGGAGTGACGTCACCTGACGTACGACAATGGTTAGCCCATGTAAGTCACTAAAGCGAAAGTGCATGAAGACTGTTTCCAGAGTTCTAGTTTGACTGGTTGGAGAGGGACACCGTAGGTTTCTCTGAGCTGTTATCCAGCTCCTACAGAAGGTAAATGTTACATAACTCTCACTAAAGAATTTAAGCAACTTCTCTGATCAGCCGGTGTTGATGGCATTCTGCCTGGAAAGGTGTCACATGCCACAAATGTGTATCACGGAACGTCTCCATGTATATAGCTACAGTCACTAGAATGATCAGCTCTTGAAAACACACGCCAAACTCTTTGGGACGGTGGCTTTTCATTGTGTGCATGAAATGTATAATGTCCTGTTTGTGATACTAGTTCAACAAGCTACAGTGTGTTGCTGCGGATGTCAGTGGATGTCTCTCTTGTTGCGGGAACATGGGAATAATGTCAGTGCAAGGAAAGGCAGATGGACTCATACCCTAGTGATGGAATATTCAAAACACAGGAGATATACAccgagtgcacaaaacattaggaacaccttcctaatattgagttacaccccacccccttttgccctcaaaacagcctcaattcatcggggactggactctacaaggtgtcgaaagcgttccacagggatactggcccatgttgactccaatgcgtgccccagttctgtcaagttggctggatgtcctttgggaggTGGACCATTTGTGATacgcacaggaaactgttgagcgtgaaaaacccatcagcgttgcagttcttgacacaaaccggtgcgcctgg encodes:
- the LOC139535479 gene encoding semaphorin-3F-like isoform X3 codes for the protein MDEDHDRMYVGSKDYILSLDLHDINKEPLIIHWPVPPQRKTECILSGKDTNGECGNFIRLIEPWNRTHLYVCGTGAYNPVCTYVDRGRRSQEYIFRLEPGKVDSGKGKCPYDPKLNSVSALINGELYAGVYIDFMGTDASIFRTMGKQTAMRTDQYNSKWLNDPTFIKAHLIPDSAEKNDDKLYFFFREKSSEMGQSPMAQSRIGRICLNDDGGHCCLVNKWSTFLKARLICSVPGVDGIETHFDELRDVFIQPTQDTKNPVIYGVFSVSGSVFKGSAVCVYSMADIRQVFNGPYAHKEGPNYQWVAYTGKIPYPRPGTCPGGTFTPNMKSTKDYPDEVINFMRNHPTMYHAVYPIHKRPLVVRNNVDYEFTTITVDQVAAADGSYEVLFLGTDRGTVQKVIVLPRDDLQTEELVLEEVEVFRVPTPITTMKISSKRQQLYVGSVLGVTHLALHRCDVYGEACADCCLARDPYCAWDGKSCTRYSASQKRSDPSRRSRRQDVKYGNPIRQCRGYNSNANKNTLEMVQYGVEGSTTFLECQARSPHVSLKWHLQRENSDRRKEIRSEGRTVKTEQGLLLRSLQSSDSGVYQCTSTEKNFKHTLVKLQLVVLSSRTVNSVLVETGNPALPPLQSSAWTPSAGQYKDLLTILSQPEMGLINQYCQDYWQLGEGSPGDPILAISKARGLKELKEQKKPRNRRHHDDEDKHEDDKDEHTNLAET
- the LOC139535479 gene encoding semaphorin-3F-like isoform X1, yielding MDEDHDRMYVGSKDYILSLDLHDINKEPLIIHWPVPPQRKTECILSGKDTNGECGNFIRLIEPWNRTHLYVCGTGAYNPVCTYVDRGRRSQAHYLQAAQSGGRTNRAADFTTTAGPVEPKEYIFRLEPGKVDSGKGKCPYDPKLNSVSALINGELYAGVYIDFMGTDASIFRTMGKQTAMRTDQYNSKWLNDPTFIKAHLIPDSAEKNDDKLYFFFREKSSEMGQSPMAQSRIGRICLNDDGGHCCLVNKWSTFLKARLICSVPGVDGIETHFDELRDVFIQPTQDTKNPVIYGVFSVSGSVFKGSAVCVYSMADIRQVFNGPYAHKEGPNYQWVAYTGKIPYPRPGTCPGGTFTPNMKSTKDYPDEVINFMRNHPTMYHAVYPIHKRPLVVRNNVDYEFTTITVDQVAAADGSYEVLFLGTDRGTVQKVIVLPRDDLQTEELVLEEVEVFRVPTPITTMKISSKRQQLYVGSVLGVTHLALHRCDVYGEACADCCLARDPYCAWDGKSCTRYSASQKRSDPSRRSRRQDVKYGNPIRQCRGYNSNANKNTLEMVQYGVEGSTTFLECQARSPHVSLKWHLQRENSDRRKEIRSEGRTVKTEQGLLLRSLQSSDSGVYQCTSTEKNFKHTLVKLQLVVLSSRTVNSVLVETGNPALPPLQSSAWTPSAGQYKDLLTILSQPEMGLINQYCQDYWQLGEGSPGDPILAISKARGLKELKEQKKPRNRRHHDDEDKHEDDKDEHTNLAET
- the LOC139535479 gene encoding semaphorin-3F-like isoform X2, translated to MDEDHDRMYVGSKDYILSLDLHDINKEPLIIHWPVPPQRKTECILSGKDTNGECGNFIRLIEPWNRTHLYVCGTGAYNPVCTYVDRGRRSQAHYLQAAQSGGRTNRAADFTTTAGPVEPKEYIFRLEPGKVDSGKGKCPYDPKLNSVSALINGELYAGVYIDFMGTDASIFRTMGKQTAMRTDQYNSKWLNDPTFIKAHLIPDSAEKNDDKLYFFFREKSSEMGQSPMAQSRIGRICLNDDGGHCCLVNKWSTFLKARLICSVPGVDGIETHFDELRDVFIQPTQDTKNPVIYGVFSVSGSVFKGSAVCVYSMADIRQVFNGPYAHKEGPNYQWVAYTGKIPYPRPGTCPGGTFTPNMKSTKDYPDEVINFMRNHPTMYHAVYPIHKRPLVVRNNVDYEFTTITVDQVAAADGSYEVLFLGTDRGTVQKVIVLPRDDLQTEELVLEEVEVFRVPTPITTMKISSKRQQLYVGSVLGVTHLALHRCDVYGEACADCCLARDPYCAWDGKSCTRYSASQKRRSRRQDVKYGNPIRQCRGYNSNANKNTLEMVQYGVEGSTTFLECQARSPHVSLKWHLQRENSDRRKEIRSEGRTVKTEQGLLLRSLQSSDSGVYQCTSTEKNFKHTLVKLQLVVLSSRTVNSVLVETGNPALPPLQSSAWTPSAGQYKDLLTILSQPEMGLINQYCQDYWQLGEGSPGDPILAISKARGLKELKEQKKPRNRRHHDDEDKHEDDKDEHTNLAET
- the LOC139535479 gene encoding semaphorin-3F-like isoform X4, with protein sequence MDEDHDRMYVGSKDYILSLDLHDINKEPLIIHWPVPPQRKTECILSGKDTNGECGNFIRLIEPWNRTHLYVCGTGAYNPVCTYVDRGRRSQEYIFRLEPGKVDSGKGKCPYDPKLNSVSALINGELYAGVYIDFMGTDASIFRTMGKQTAMRTDQYNSKWLNDPTFIKAHLIPDSAEKNDDKLYFFFREKSSEMGQSPMAQSRIGRICLNDDGGHCCLVNKWSTFLKARLICSVPGVDGIETHFDELRDVFIQPTQDTKNPVIYGVFSVSGSVFKGSAVCVYSMADIRQVFNGPYAHKEGPNYQWVAYTGKIPYPRPGTCPGGTFTPNMKSTKDYPDEVINFMRNHPTMYHAVYPIHKRPLVVRNNVDYEFTTITVDQVAAADGSYEVLFLGTDRGTVQKVIVLPRDDLQTEELVLEEVEVFRVPTPITTMKISSKRQQLYVGSVLGVTHLALHRCDVYGEACADCCLARDPYCAWDGKSCTRYSASQKRRSRRQDVKYGNPIRQCRGYNSNANKNTLEMVQYGVEGSTTFLECQARSPHVSLKWHLQRENSDRRKEIRSEGRTVKTEQGLLLRSLQSSDSGVYQCTSTEKNFKHTLVKLQLVVLSSRTVNSVLVETGNPALPPLQSSAWTPSAGQYKDLLTILSQPEMGLINQYCQDYWQLGEGSPGDPILAISKARGLKELKEQKKPRNRRHHDDEDKHEDDKDEHTNLAET